A genome region from Sphingobium sp. CR2-8 includes the following:
- a CDS encoding alpha/beta fold hydrolase, producing MRRALRFVGLLLGVVLVAFLGWFGAAKAGWLDSDRAEMVARYAAPPSRFITIDGVPMHVREEGRGFPVLMLHGSNQNMQQWDRVVERLRGHYRIIRVDWSPYGLSGPDPKGDYSNARAAQLVGGVLDALKVDKVAVISTSNGANVALQLNADRPDRIAALSFSILPLERPSQTRKIDWKIRWALAFHENLLPYHHPKFYYRWILEDTSHPGWQVPDDAVQLAYDMANLPGAIPRQKAYIASNVKLFKTTDVGAIAETVKAPTQLIWCELDTVISQGPEATTRRFTNTKVDVVRYPDVGHWPMWEQPERFSRDVKAFLDRTVGPAAPVQAGR from the coding sequence ATGCGCAGGGCGTTGCGCTTTGTCGGCCTGTTACTCGGCGTCGTGCTTGTGGCGTTCCTCGGCTGGTTCGGCGCGGCGAAGGCGGGCTGGCTGGATAGCGACCGGGCGGAAATGGTCGCCCGCTATGCCGCGCCGCCATCGCGCTTCATCACCATCGATGGCGTGCCGATGCATGTGCGAGAGGAAGGGCGGGGCTTCCCCGTTCTGATGCTGCATGGCTCCAACCAGAATATGCAGCAATGGGACCGGGTGGTGGAACGCCTGCGCGGCCATTACAGGATTATTCGGGTCGACTGGTCGCCCTATGGCCTGAGCGGTCCCGATCCCAAGGGCGACTATAGCAATGCCCGCGCCGCGCAACTGGTGGGCGGCGTGCTGGACGCGCTCAAGGTCGACAAGGTTGCCGTCATTTCCACGTCGAACGGCGCGAATGTCGCGTTGCAGCTCAACGCCGATCGACCCGACCGCATCGCCGCCCTATCCTTTTCCATCCTGCCGCTGGAACGTCCAAGCCAGACGCGCAAGATCGACTGGAAGATACGCTGGGCGCTCGCCTTTCACGAAAATCTGCTGCCCTATCACCACCCCAAATTCTATTATCGCTGGATATTGGAGGACACGTCCCATCCCGGCTGGCAGGTGCCCGACGATGCCGTTCAACTGGCCTATGACATGGCGAACCTGCCAGGCGCCATTCCCCGGCAAAAGGCCTATATCGCGTCCAACGTGAAGCTGTTCAAAACGACCGATGTCGGCGCGATCGCCGAAACGGTGAAGGCCCCGACCCAGTTGATCTGGTGCGAACTGGATACGGTGATATCGCAGGGACCCGAAGCGACGACGCGCCGCTTCACCAATACGAAGGTCGATGTCGTGCGCTATCCCGATGTCGGTCACTGGCCGATGTGGGAACAGCCCGAACGGTTCAGCAGGGATGTGAAGGCGTTTCTGGACCGCACCGTCGGCCCTGCCGCGCCGGTTCAGGCGGGCAGATAG
- a CDS encoding isocitrate lyase/PEP mutase family protein produces MTDTRLRDKLAAKSFFVVPGVQDMIAAVTADRVGFDVIYGTGYWLTASAYGLPDAGIAGYSEMIDRMATVKRTSKAALIADADTGYGGLLNVHHTVKGYEAAGISAIQIEDQEFPKKCGHTPYKRVVSSEDMAQKVRVAADAREEMLIIARTDARQSEGLDGTLRRLEAYAKAGADVLFPEALQSEEEMHLVCNAFDLPVMANMSNGGLTPPLAGNVLSDIGFAFAIYPSLTSLVAVTAMEKALIRLKEEGIGEPDASELFDFKTFCSMIGFEDVWAFDKKWGQAG; encoded by the coding sequence ATGACCGACACCCGCCTGCGCGACAAGCTCGCCGCAAAATCCTTCTTCGTCGTGCCCGGCGTGCAGGACATGATTGCCGCCGTGACCGCCGACCGGGTCGGCTTCGACGTGATCTACGGCACCGGCTACTGGCTGACGGCGTCCGCCTACGGCCTGCCCGACGCGGGCATTGCGGGCTATTCCGAGATGATCGATCGCATGGCGACGGTGAAGCGCACGTCGAAGGCGGCGCTGATCGCTGACGCCGATACCGGCTATGGTGGCCTGCTCAACGTCCATCATACGGTCAAGGGCTATGAGGCGGCCGGCATTTCCGCGATCCAGATCGAGGATCAGGAATTTCCCAAGAAATGCGGCCACACCCCCTATAAGCGGGTCGTGTCATCTGAGGATATGGCGCAGAAGGTTCGCGTGGCGGCCGACGCGCGCGAAGAGATGCTGATCATCGCCCGCACCGACGCGCGCCAGTCCGAAGGGCTTGACGGCACGCTCCGTCGCCTCGAAGCCTATGCGAAGGCGGGGGCGGATGTGCTGTTTCCCGAAGCGCTTCAGAGCGAGGAGGAAATGCATCTGGTCTGCAACGCCTTCGACCTGCCGGTGATGGCGAACATGTCCAATGGCGGCCTCACCCCGCCCCTGGCGGGCAATGTCCTGTCGGATATCGGCTTCGCCTTCGCCATTTACCCCTCGCTCACCAGCCTGGTCGCGGTGACGGCGATGGAAAAGGCGCTCATCCGCCTGAAGGAAGAAGGCATCGGCGAACCCGACGCGTCCGAACTGTTCGACTTCAAGACCTTTTGCTCGATGATCGGGTTCGAGGATGTCTGGGCGTTCGACAAGAAATGGGGGCAGGCCGGCTGA
- the leuC gene encoding 3-isopropylmalate dehydratase large subunit: MARTLYDKLWDAHVVAQGADGQTLLYVDHHLLHEVSTPQSFELLREDGLTVHRPATQLAVADHSVPTHDRDAAIADPQAAAQVALLESNCAQFGIEYLSLTGQGQGIVHVIGPEQGFTLPGITLVCGDSHSATHGAFGTLAFGIGASECGIVMACQALWQTKAQRMRVTFTGALQPGVTAKDMALALIGKIGASGAVGYAIEFTGEAVRGLSMEGRMTLCNMAIEAGSRTGLVAPDDTTFAYLKGRPRVPHGADWDAALAYWRTLPSDPDAPFDAEVIIAADSIAPHVTFGTSPDQVLPVTAMVPAGEAKLTKALAYMALTPGDAIDGLAIDHAFIGSCTNGRIEDLRAAAAIAARGHVAPGVRALVVPGSGAVKRQAEAEGLDRIFIDAGFEWRDPGCSLCVAMNDDRLPAGARCASTSNRNFEGRQGAGARTHLMSPAMVAAAALAGHIVDVRVYA, encoded by the coding sequence ATGGCGCGCACGCTCTATGACAAATTGTGGGACGCCCATGTCGTGGCGCAGGGCGCGGACGGCCAGACATTGCTCTATGTCGACCACCATCTGCTCCACGAAGTCAGCACGCCGCAATCCTTCGAACTGCTGCGTGAGGATGGCCTGACCGTCCACCGGCCCGCGACCCAGCTTGCGGTGGCGGACCATAGCGTGCCTACGCATGACCGGGACGCGGCGATTGCCGATCCACAGGCCGCCGCCCAGGTCGCGCTGCTGGAAAGCAATTGCGCGCAGTTCGGCATCGAATATCTGTCGCTGACGGGGCAGGGCCAGGGCATCGTCCATGTGATCGGCCCGGAACAGGGCTTCACGCTGCCCGGCATCACCCTGGTCTGCGGCGACAGCCATAGCGCGACCCATGGCGCGTTCGGCACGCTCGCCTTCGGCATCGGGGCCAGCGAATGCGGCATCGTCATGGCCTGCCAGGCGCTGTGGCAGACGAAGGCGCAGCGGATGCGCGTCACCTTCACCGGTGCGCTGCAACCCGGCGTCACGGCCAAGGATATGGCGCTCGCCCTGATCGGCAAAATCGGCGCATCCGGGGCGGTCGGCTACGCGATCGAGTTCACCGGTGAGGCCGTGCGGGGCCTCTCGATGGAAGGCCGCATGACTTTGTGCAACATGGCGATCGAGGCCGGATCGCGCACCGGCCTGGTCGCGCCGGACGACACGACCTTCGCCTATCTCAAAGGCCGCCCGCGCGTGCCGCACGGCGCGGACTGGGACGCGGCGCTCGCCTATTGGCGGACGCTGCCCAGCGACCCGGACGCGCCGTTCGATGCCGAGGTCATAATCGCTGCCGACAGCATCGCGCCGCATGTCACCTTCGGCACCAGCCCGGATCAGGTCCTGCCCGTCACCGCCATGGTCCCGGCGGGCGAGGCAAAGCTGACCAAGGCGCTGGCCTATATGGCGCTCACCCCCGGCGATGCGATCGACGGCCTTGCCATCGACCATGCCTTTATTGGCAGCTGTACCAATGGCCGGATCGAGGATCTGCGCGCCGCCGCCGCGATCGCTGCGCGGGGGCATGTCGCCCCCGGTGTCCGCGCGCTGGTGGTGCCGGGGTCCGGCGCGGTCAAGCGGCAGGCCGAAGCCGAAGGGCTGGACCGCATCTTCATCGATGCAGGGTTCGAATGGCGCGATCCGGGCTGTTCGCTGTGCGTCGCCATGAACGACGACCGACTGCCGGCGGGCGCGCGCTGCGCCTCCACCTCCAACCGCAATTTCGAGGGGCGGCAGGGCGCGGGCGCACGCACCCACCTGATGAGTCCCGCCATGGTCGCCGCCGCCGCGCTGGCGGGCCATATCGTCGATGTGAGGGTATACGCATGA
- a CDS encoding 3-isopropylmalate dehydratase large subunit — translation MTSPASPLTLAEKLWRAHSVAQLDGGTDLLLIDRILLHERTGGVALKSLANAGRSVMAPQQVFATMDHIVDTLPGRSDKTLMPTGTAFLTATREAAHAAGITLFDLHDPRQGIVHVVSPEQGIVLPGLTLVCPDSHTCTQGAFGALAWGIGSTEAEHALATMTLRVARPHDMRIRVDNRLSPGVTAKDLALHIVSALGSAGAKGHVVEFAGSAVEALDMEARMTLCNLATELAAFGAVIAPDDTTFAYLKGRTYAPLGAVWEQAVALWCTLRSDDGAVFAVEHVIDAAAVTPMVTWGTSPQHAVPLGACVPNFATTGRDSRDAYDRALSYMALEAGTPLADLAIDAAFIGSCTNSRISDLRRAAAILKGRKVAPGIRAICVPGSTQVKLAAEAEGLDRIFTDAGFEWRESGCSMCFFAGGESFGPQDRVVSSTNRNFESRQGPNTRTHLASPETVAASALAGRITDPRMLETIA, via the coding sequence ATGACCTCCCCCGCGTCACCGCTGACCCTCGCCGAAAAGCTCTGGCGCGCGCATAGCGTCGCGCAGTTGGACGGCGGCACCGACCTGTTGCTGATCGATCGCATCTTGCTCCACGAACGCACCGGCGGTGTCGCGCTCAAGAGCCTGGCGAATGCCGGGCGTAGCGTCATGGCCCCGCAGCAGGTCTTCGCGACGATGGATCATATCGTCGACACCCTGCCCGGCCGGTCCGACAAGACGCTGATGCCCACCGGCACCGCGTTTCTGACGGCCACGCGCGAGGCCGCGCATGCGGCGGGCATTACCCTGTTCGATCTGCATGATCCGCGTCAGGGCATCGTGCATGTCGTATCGCCCGAACAGGGCATCGTGCTGCCCGGCCTGACGCTGGTCTGTCCCGACAGCCACACCTGCACGCAGGGCGCGTTCGGCGCGCTCGCCTGGGGCATCGGATCGACCGAGGCGGAACATGCGCTGGCGACGATGACGCTGCGCGTCGCCCGCCCGCATGACATGCGTATTCGCGTCGACAATCGCCTGTCGCCGGGCGTCACGGCCAAGGATCTGGCGCTGCATATCGTTTCAGCGCTGGGGTCGGCGGGCGCGAAGGGTCATGTCGTGGAGTTCGCCGGGTCGGCGGTCGAGGCGCTCGACATGGAAGCGCGCATGACATTGTGCAATCTGGCGACGGAACTGGCGGCCTTCGGCGCGGTGATCGCGCCCGACGACACGACCTTCGCCTATCTGAAGGGGCGAACCTACGCGCCTTTGGGCGCTGTATGGGAGCAGGCGGTCGCGCTCTGGTGCACCTTGCGCAGCGACGATGGCGCGGTCTTCGCGGTCGAGCATGTGATCGACGCGGCTGCGGTGACGCCGATGGTGACATGGGGTACCAGCCCGCAACATGCCGTGCCGCTGGGCGCCTGCGTCCCCAACTTCGCCACGACCGGGCGCGACAGCCGGGACGCCTATGACCGGGCCTTGTCCTATATGGCGCTGGAGGCGGGCACGCCTCTGGCAGATCTGGCCATCGACGCCGCGTTCATCGGTTCCTGTACCAACAGCCGGATCAGCGACCTGCGCCGCGCCGCCGCGATCCTGAAAGGGCGCAAGGTCGCGCCGGGCATACGCGCGATCTGCGTGCCGGGGTCGACACAGGTCAAGCTGGCGGCGGAGGCCGAGGGGCTGGATCGCATCTTTACCGACGCGGGTTTCGAATGGCGGGAATCGGGCTGTTCGATGTGCTTTTTTGCCGGTGGCGAAAGCTTCGGGCCGCAGGACCGCGTCGTGAGTTCCACCAATCGCAATTTCGAGAGCCGCCAGGGGCCGAACACGCGCACCCACCTCGCCTCGCCCGAAACCGTCGCCGCGTCGGCGCTGGCCGGGCGCATAACCGATCCCCGCATGCTGGAGACGATAGCATGA
- a CDS encoding polysaccharide deacetylase family protein — protein sequence MTLDPAYLDYPHRREGMDHDLYRWSNIFTRPPVQWADGKRVLTWIVVDLEWFPITPADKPFRAPGHMQTAYPDYRHYTARDYGSRVGIYRLLDAAEKVGARISVAANGAIAERYPQLIRDIVAGGHEIIAHSTDMNGTIATGIGEDAERALIAGALDAIEAAAGARPTGWLSIARSQSFDTPRLLAQAGLSYMCDWVNDDLPYAMQTAAGSILNLPLNHELSDRQILTVQQQSVDSYGEQIRDAFHWLDGEAKAHGGRMLPLNITPYIIGLPYRIDAFERLLGWLAAQDGHGFARGDDIVAQVS from the coding sequence ATGACCCTGGATCCCGCCTATCTGGACTATCCGCATCGCAGGGAAGGGATGGACCATGACCTCTATCGCTGGTCCAACATCTTCACCCGCCCGCCGGTGCAGTGGGCCGACGGCAAGCGCGTCCTGACCTGGATCGTCGTGGACCTCGAATGGTTCCCGATCACGCCCGCCGACAAGCCCTTTCGTGCCCCCGGCCATATGCAGACCGCCTATCCCGACTATCGCCATTACACCGCGCGCGATTATGGCAGCCGGGTCGGCATCTACCGTTTGCTGGACGCCGCCGAAAAGGTCGGCGCGCGCATCTCCGTCGCCGCCAATGGCGCTATCGCAGAGCGCTATCCCCAACTCATCCGCGACATCGTGGCGGGCGGGCATGAGATCATCGCGCATAGCACCGACATGAACGGTACGATCGCGACCGGTATCGGCGAGGATGCCGAGCGTGCGCTGATCGCCGGGGCGCTCGACGCGATCGAGGCGGCGGCGGGCGCACGGCCGACCGGCTGGCTCTCCATCGCCCGGTCGCAAAGCTTCGACACGCCCCGGCTGCTGGCGCAAGCGGGCCTGTCCTATATGTGCGACTGGGTGAATGACGACCTGCCCTATGCTATGCAAACGGCGGCGGGCAGCATCCTCAACCTGCCGCTCAACCACGAACTGTCCGACCGCCAGATATTGACCGTGCAACAGCAGTCGGTGGACAGCTATGGCGAGCAGATTCGCGACGCCTTCCACTGGCTGGATGGCGAGGCGAAAGCGCATGGCGGGCGCATGCTGCCGCTCAACATCACCCCCTATATCATAGGGCTGCCCTACCGCATCGACGCGTTCGAGCGGCTGCTCGGCTGGCTGGCGGCGCAGGACGGCCATGGCTTTGCCCGCGGCGACGATATCGTCGCGCAGGTGTCCTGA
- a CDS encoding CaiB/BaiF CoA transferase family protein, protein MITNGELPLAGIRVVEFSHMVMGPSTGVILADLGAEVIKVEPIGGDQTRRLLGSGAGYFPMFNRNKQSIYIDLKTPEGVQLAVRLVELADVLVENFRPGALEKIGLGVDRFRESNPGLIYYSAKGFLSGPYEKRTALDEVTQMMGGLAYMTGPPGRPLRAGASVIDVAGGMFGVIGILAALERRHRTGVGGAVKSSLYETTAFLVGQHMAQMAVTGVAAQPMPVRISAWAIYDVFETANLGEQLFVGVVSDGQWASFVKAFDLGEIGRDPAYAKNNDRVRARDIILPVVRALFARHTRETLVPRLEESGVAFAPIARPEDLFDDPHLNQSGGLVDVELENGTRTRLPALPLEMDGARPHGTHGLPRAGGDAAAILAGIGMDAAEIDALRASGVIGAAQADATA, encoded by the coding sequence ATGATAACGAATGGGGAGCTGCCGCTGGCCGGTATCCGCGTGGTGGAATTCAGCCATATGGTGATGGGACCGTCCACCGGCGTGATCCTGGCCGATCTGGGGGCGGAGGTCATCAAGGTCGAACCGATCGGCGGTGACCAGACCCGGCGGCTGCTGGGATCGGGCGCGGGCTATTTCCCGATGTTCAACCGCAACAAACAGAGCATCTACATCGACCTGAAAACGCCAGAAGGTGTCCAACTCGCTGTTCGGCTGGTCGAATTGGCCGATGTGCTGGTGGAGAATTTCCGCCCGGGCGCGCTGGAAAAGATCGGCCTGGGCGTCGATCGCTTTCGGGAGAGCAATCCCGGCCTCATCTATTATTCGGCCAAGGGTTTCCTGTCCGGCCCCTATGAAAAGCGCACCGCGCTGGATGAAGTGACCCAGATGATGGGGGGGCTTGCCTATATGACCGGTCCGCCCGGACGGCCGCTGCGCGCGGGCGCGTCCGTGATCGACGTCGCTGGCGGCATGTTCGGCGTCATCGGCATATTGGCCGCGCTGGAGCGCCGCCATCGCACCGGCGTGGGCGGTGCGGTCAAATCCTCGCTCTATGAAACCACCGCTTTCCTGGTCGGGCAGCATATGGCGCAGATGGCCGTGACGGGCGTCGCGGCGCAGCCCATGCCGGTGCGCATTTCCGCCTGGGCGATCTACGACGTGTTCGAAACCGCCAATCTGGGCGAGCAACTGTTTGTGGGCGTAGTGAGCGACGGGCAATGGGCGTCGTTCGTCAAGGCGTTCGACCTGGGCGAGATCGGCCGCGATCCGGCCTATGCGAAGAATAACGACCGGGTGCGCGCCCGAGACATCATCCTTCCGGTGGTCCGCGCCTTGTTCGCGCGGCACACGCGCGAAACGCTGGTGCCCCGGCTGGAAGAATCCGGCGTGGCCTTCGCCCCGATCGCCCGGCCGGAGGATCTGTTCGACGACCCGCACCTGAACCAGAGCGGTGGGCTGGTCGATGTGGAGCTGGAGAATGGCACGCGCACCCGCCTCCCTGCCCTGCCGCTGGAGATGGACGGCGCGCGACCGCATGGCACCCATGGCCTGCCGCGTGCGGGCGGCGACGCGGCGGCGATCCTGGCAGGCATCGGCATGGACGCGGCCGAGATCGACGCGCTGCGCGCCAGCGGCGTAATCGGCGCGGCGCAGGCGGATGCGACGGCATGA
- a CDS encoding isochorismatase family protein, producing the protein MTIIGTHMVSDGRTARQIFEDVMANPARTKFGFGSKLAIVNVDFQNAYTRIDAYKTAYETDPRQIEHTNTISRLAREKDMPVIWTHVGYMDNAADAGVWGTRTNTPDSLQNIKVPSDRHAFDDRCQIDASVDAIYVKRMPSAFFETPLNSYLRWHQVDTVVVTGGSTSGCVRATAVDALSYGFRTIVPIETCADKHESYHFANLTDLQLKYADVEPVQTVIDWLEAR; encoded by the coding sequence ATGACGATTATCGGCACCCATATGGTCAGCGACGGCCGGACGGCCCGCCAGATCTTCGAAGATGTGATGGCGAACCCCGCCCGCACGAAATTCGGGTTCGGATCGAAGCTGGCCATCGTCAATGTCGATTTCCAGAACGCCTATACCCGGATCGACGCCTACAAGACCGCCTATGAAACCGATCCGCGCCAGATCGAGCACACGAACACCATCTCTCGCCTGGCGCGCGAGAAGGACATGCCGGTCATCTGGACGCATGTCGGCTATATGGACAATGCCGCCGATGCGGGCGTGTGGGGCACACGCACGAATACGCCAGACTCGCTCCAGAACATTAAGGTGCCCAGCGACCGCCACGCCTTCGACGATCGCTGCCAGATCGATGCGTCGGTCGACGCCATCTACGTCAAGCGCATGCCGTCGGCCTTTTTCGAAACGCCGCTGAACAGCTATCTGCGCTGGCATCAGGTCGATACGGTGGTCGTCACCGGCGGATCGACATCCGGCTGCGTCCGTGCGACCGCCGTCGACGCCTTGTCCTACGGTTTCCGCACGATCGTCCCCATCGAAACCTGCGCGGACAAGCATGAAAGCTATCATTTCGCGAACCTGACCGACCTTCAGCTGAAATATGCCGATGTGGAGCCGGTGCAGACCGTGATCGACTGGCTGGAGGCGCGCTGA
- a CDS encoding hydroxymethylglutaryl-CoA lyase has protein sequence MTDVLISEVGPRDGLQSIKRIMATADKKAWIDGAVAAGVTEVEVGSFVPAKLLPQLADTAEVTAYAATIPGLTVAALVPNLKGAQAAIEAGAHKITLPLSCSETHSLANLRRTHDQVLAEAKAIGDLIASLPPERRPHFEGSLSTVFGCTLEGAIPDAQVARLAEALMAAGCDEVGLADTTGYADPRAVRAIVGLVRGVVGDAALTGIHLHNTRGLGLANVLAALDAGLTTFDSSLGGLGGCPFAPGASGNIVTEDLVFMFEAMGLRTGIDLNGLFAVRRLVAAALEDEPLYGFTPEAGLPLGFHPASAPSEGVAA, from the coding sequence ATGACGGACGTGCTGATTAGCGAGGTCGGGCCGCGCGACGGATTGCAGAGCATCAAGCGGATCATGGCGACCGCCGACAAGAAGGCGTGGATCGACGGCGCGGTCGCGGCAGGCGTGACGGAGGTCGAAGTGGGCAGCTTCGTACCCGCCAAGCTGCTGCCGCAGCTAGCCGACACGGCGGAAGTCACGGCCTACGCTGCGACCATCCCCGGCCTGACCGTTGCCGCGCTCGTCCCCAACCTCAAGGGTGCGCAGGCCGCGATCGAAGCGGGGGCGCACAAGATCACGCTGCCGCTGTCGTGCAGCGAAACCCACAGTCTCGCCAATCTGCGCCGCACGCATGATCAGGTACTGGCGGAGGCGAAGGCGATCGGCGACCTGATCGCCAGCCTGCCGCCCGAACGCCGCCCCCATTTCGAGGGTAGCCTGTCGACCGTCTTCGGCTGCACGCTGGAGGGCGCGATTCCCGATGCGCAGGTCGCGCGCCTGGCCGAAGCCTTGATGGCGGCGGGCTGCGACGAAGTGGGGCTGGCCGACACGACCGGCTATGCCGATCCCCGCGCTGTGCGGGCGATCGTCGGCCTTGTGCGCGGCGTGGTGGGCGATGCAGCGCTGACCGGCATCCACCTGCACAACACGCGCGGCCTGGGTCTCGCCAATGTTTTGGCCGCGCTGGATGCCGGGCTGACGACATTCGACAGTTCGCTCGGCGGCCTCGGCGGCTGTCCCTTCGCGCCGGGCGCAAGCGGTAATATCGTGACCGAGGATCTGGTCTTCATGTTCGAAGCGATGGGCCTGCGCACCGGCATCGACCTCAATGGTCTGTTCGCCGTTCGGAGACTGGTGGCCGCCGCCCTTGAGGACGAGCCGCTCTACGGCTTCACCCCGGAGGCGGGCCTGCCGCTTGGCTTCCACCCGGCAAGCGCCCCCAGCGAAGGAGTAGCGGCATGA
- the leuD gene encoding 3-isopropylmalate dehydratase small subunit → MTPLVTVTGQALSLPDADVDTDIIYPARFLLITEKKGLGRYAFHDRRDAPGFPLAPGVETAPPILIAGPNFGCGSSREQAPWALAGLGIRVIIAESFGEIFFSNCFKNGQLPICFDSETIERLRSAADATVHFAVSLDAKTVTVGDAAPIPFEVDDGRREALLNGWNDIARIRALHGHDIAAFEAAQQASAPWLWTKG, encoded by the coding sequence ATGACGCCGCTCGTCACCGTCACCGGCCAAGCGCTGTCGCTGCCCGACGCCGATGTCGATACCGACATCATCTATCCCGCGCGCTTCCTGCTGATCACGGAGAAGAAGGGGCTGGGCCGCTACGCCTTTCACGATCGCCGCGACGCGCCGGGCTTTCCGCTCGCGCCCGGTGTGGAAACCGCGCCGCCGATCCTGATCGCCGGTCCCAATTTCGGCTGCGGCTCCAGCCGGGAACAGGCGCCATGGGCGCTGGCGGGGCTGGGAATCCGCGTCATCATCGCGGAAAGTTTCGGCGAAATCTTCTTTTCCAACTGCTTCAAAAATGGCCAGCTGCCCATATGTTTCGATAGTGAAACAATAGAGAGGCTGCGAAGCGCAGCCGATGCAACTGTCCATTTCGCTGTCTCACTGGACGCGAAAACCGTGACGGTGGGTGACGCTGCACCGATCCCGTTCGAGGTGGACGACGGGCGGCGCGAAGCGCTGCTCAACGGTTGGAACGACATTGCGCGCATCCGCGCGCTGCACGGGCACGACATCGCCGCGTTCGAAGCGGCGCAGCAGGCGAGCGCCCCCTGGCTCTGGACTAAAGGATAG
- a CDS encoding alpha/beta fold hydrolase, translating into MMRSAISTLLMALAIAPAAHAQGASAAGATATETVPQRLSLAELRKRYQKPGDRYIDVGGVELRYRDEGKGPVLLLLHGSRSTLNAWDGVTARLKDRYRIIRYDFAPTGLSGPVSDAALKAIGAPENVPLGILDKLGVDKAIVVGVSSGGTLGYYLAAAHPERVSALVLSNTPSDPVPNLKVELTPALQAAVDKFKRTGVEGIDFWTEYLRGLYGEPARVKPGLAEYYYTINLRQKEPNQLSLLALTANNEKTMANLRAVKAPTLILWGMRDHVLKPENGQALYGYLTGAKSRSFVALDDVGHYPPMESPERIADLIDTYLRDGLNLFKAAK; encoded by the coding sequence ATGATGAGATCCGCCATTTCGACCCTTTTGATGGCGCTGGCCATCGCCCCTGCCGCCCATGCCCAAGGCGCGTCGGCAGCGGGAGCGACTGCTACCGAAACCGTGCCGCAGCGGCTTTCGCTGGCTGAGCTGCGCAAACGCTATCAGAAGCCGGGCGACCGCTATATCGATGTCGGTGGCGTGGAACTGCGCTATCGCGACGAGGGCAAGGGGCCGGTACTGCTGCTGCTCCACGGATCGCGCAGCACGCTCAATGCCTGGGACGGCGTGACGGCGCGGCTCAAGGACCGCTACCGCATCATTCGCTATGACTTCGCGCCGACCGGCCTGTCCGGCCCGGTCAGCGATGCGGCGCTCAAGGCGATCGGTGCGCCGGAGAATGTGCCGCTGGGCATCCTCGACAAGTTGGGGGTCGACAAGGCGATCGTCGTCGGCGTGTCGAGCGGCGGCACGCTCGGCTATTATCTCGCGGCCGCCCATCCTGAACGGGTGAGCGCGCTGGTGCTGTCGAACACCCCGTCCGATCCGGTGCCGAACCTGAAAGTCGAGTTGACCCCTGCGCTTCAGGCCGCAGTCGACAAGTTCAAGCGCACCGGCGTGGAGGGCATCGATTTCTGGACCGAATATCTGCGCGGCCTCTATGGCGAGCCTGCCCGGGTAAAGCCGGGGCTGGCCGAATATTATTACACCATCAATCTGCGCCAGAAGGAGCCGAACCAACTGAGCCTGCTGGCGCTGACCGCCAATAATGAAAAGACGATGGCCAATTTGCGGGCGGTCAAGGCACCCACGCTGATCCTGTGGGGGATGCGCGATCATGTGTTGAAGCCAGAAAACGGGCAGGCGCTTTACGGTTATTTGACCGGTGCGAAGAGCCGTTCCTTCGTCGCCCTCGACGATGTGGGGCATTATCCGCCGATGGAATCGCCTGAGCGGATTGCCGATCTGATCGATACTTATCTGCGCGATGGCTTGAACCTGTTCAAGGCGGCGAAGTGA
- the leuD gene encoding 3-isopropylmalate dehydratase small subunit, which yields MTPLVRLTAIAAPLLRENIDTDAIIPSREMTSVSKTGLSDGLFAGWRYTAVGGREPNPDFVLNQPRYRDAQILLAGPNFGCGSSREHAVWALAEYGFRAIIAPSFNPIFQGNCIRNGVAPVVLPPEAIARIAALDTDVTVDLATLHVLVGAASWPFALGDEPREMLMEGLDAIELTLKRRGEIEAFRAADAGRRPWVYLPA from the coding sequence ATGACACCGCTCGTCCGCCTGACCGCCATCGCCGCGCCACTGCTGCGGGAGAATATCGATACCGATGCGATCATCCCCTCGCGCGAAATGACGTCGGTGTCCAAGACGGGTCTGTCCGATGGGCTGTTCGCCGGTTGGCGCTACACCGCCGTCGGCGGGCGCGAACCGAACCCGGATTTCGTGCTGAACCAGCCGCGCTATCGTGACGCGCAAATCCTGCTGGCCGGTCCCAATTTCGGGTGCGGGTCCAGCCGCGAACATGCGGTGTGGGCGCTGGCCGAATATGGGTTTCGCGCGATCATCGCGCCGTCCTTCAACCCGATCTTCCAGGGCAATTGCATCCGCAACGGGGTGGCCCCGGTCGTTCTTCCGCCAGAGGCCATCGCGCGGATCGCCGCGCTCGACACCGATGTGACCGTGGACCTCGCCACCCTGCATGTCTTAGTCGGCGCAGCATCCTGGCCCTTCGCGCTGGGTGACGAGCCGCGCGAAATGCTGATGGAGGGCCTCGACGCCATCGAACTGACTCTCAAGCGACGCGGCGAGATCGAAGCGTTCCGCGCCGCCGACGCTGGCCGCCGCCCCTGGGTCTATCTGCCCGCCTGA